In the Drosophila kikkawai strain 14028-0561.14 unplaced genomic scaffold, DkikHiC1v2 scaffold_258, whole genome shotgun sequence genome, one interval contains:
- the LOC138929507 gene encoding uncharacterized protein → MAGNCTSRHTCRICRRKHHTLVHPGSAQPTQNGNYLERARTDSRDRPSTSQAASTIGQNQPPGQEIHQSGSLPPAENNFTHHTLENISAAGSQTLLPTILADVVDAWGNTTTCRLLLDTGSTITLASESFVQRIGVRRTHARISILGLAANSAGVTRGRAHIKLRSRHSDQTVELVSFILNSLTSSLPAQAIDTSSSTWKQICELPLADPTFCTPGSIDVIVGSDQLWSLYTGEQKCFGNDTPIALNTVFGWIIAGSYNACDDHLTSAVTHHADLDTMVRSFMEMDNIHPSQALLDANDPTERHFAATHTRLENGAYVVEYPFKEHAPPVDSTLPQAINRFHSLERKFRRSPDLKQQYEAFLDDYLRRGHMEQLTSAQMDESPETCFYLPHHAVIKLDSLTTKCRVVFDGSGKDSSGVSLNDRLQIGPPIQRDLLGVCLRFRQHPYVFCADIEKMFRGIQVFKPHTNYQRIVWRKNENEPLLHFRLLTVTYGLAPSPFLAVRVLKQLAEDHRHEFPAAAHALLHDAYVDDIPTGCNSFDELMILKNELIQLLDKAQFKLRKWSSNSWRLLKSLPEEDRCYEPIQLLNKSAADSPIKILGIQWNPGKDVMYLNIKECDPTISPTKRELLSQLSRIYDPLGLVAPVTVLLKLIFQESGTSVLQWDDPIPETLRSRWKALVEDLPTLTQCQVPRYIASPFQDVQLHGFADASAQAYGAVVYARVAYGGSFQITLVAAKTRVAPIKPVSIPRLELNAALLLSRLLSIVKASLTIPIFSTSCWTDSEIVLHWLSAPPRNWNTYVCNRTAEILNDFPRSCWNHVRTEVNPADCASRGLHPSKLLEHRLWWKGPSWLATPPSDWPPSTSKFSVSSNLDVNTEERAVKPTTLHNFPDESIYELLIQPGRVC, encoded by the coding sequence ATGGCGGGTAACTGTACATCGAGACACACTTGTCGGATTTGTCGCCGCAAGCATCACACCCTGGTTCACCCTGGCTCGGCGCAGCCAACTCAAAACGGTAACTACTTGGAGAGAGCCCGTACGGACAGCCGCGATCGTCCATCAACCTCACAAGCGGCATCTACGATCGGCCAGAATCAACCGCCTGGTCAAGAGATTCATCAATCAGGGAGTTTACCTCCCGCGGAAAATAACTTCACGCATCATACGCTGGAGAATATTTCAGCTGCAGGTTCGCAGACTCTGTTGCCAACCATCCTTGCAGACGTCGTCGACGCCTGGGGAAATACTACAACCTGCAGGCTGCTCTTGGACACTGGGTCCACAATCACCTTGGCGTCGGAATCATTTGTTCAGCGAATAGGCGTACGTCGAACGCACGCCCGGATTTCTATACTCGGTCTCGCAGCCAACAGTGCTGGCGTTACCCGAGGACGCGCACATATCAAGCTGCGCTCTCGTCATTCGGACCAAACTGTCGAACTGGTCTCGTTTATTCTCAATTCGCTGACATCATCACTCCCGGCCCAGGCTATTGACACCTCATCTTCTACGTGGAAGCAAATCTGCGAGCTTCCTTTGGCAGATCCCACATTCTGCACGCCAGGATCCATCGATGTCATCGTTGGATCAGATCAACTCTGGTCTCTTTATACTGGAGAACAGAAATGCTTTGGTAACGACACTCCTATCGCTCTGAATACTGTTTTTGGTTGGATTATTGCAGGCTCTTACAATGCATGCGATGATCACCTGACTTCAGCGGTTACTCATCACGCGGACCTCGACACGATGGTTCGCTCTTTCATGGAGATGGATAATATACATCCTAGCCAGGCTCTTTTGGACGCCAACGATCCAACAGAGCGTCATTTTGCTGCCACCCACACGCGCTTGGAGAACGGGGCTTACGTCGTCGAGTACCCCTTCAAGGAGCATGCGCCGCCTGTTGATTCAACTTTACCGCAGGCCATCAATCGCTTCCACTCGCTGGAACGCAAGTTTCGTCGATCTCCAGACTTGAAGCAGCAGTATGAAGCATTTCTGGACGACTACTTGCGACGTGGTCATATGGAACAGCTGACATCGGCTCAAATGGATGAGTCCCCAGAAACCTGCTTCTATCTGCCGCACCACGCTGTCATCAAACTGGACAGTCTGACTACGAAATGTCGCGTAGTTTTCGATGGATCGGGAAAGGACAGCTCTGGAGTGTCTCTCAATGATCGACTTCAAATTGGCCCACCCATTCAACGCGATCTTCTCGGCGTTTGTTTACGTTTCCGGCAGCACCCATATGTTTTCTGCGCGGATATCGAGAAGATGTTCCGAGGAATTCAAGTCTTCAAGCCGCACACCAATTATCAGCGCATTGTTTGGCGCAAGAACGAGAATGAACCACTGCTTCATTTTCGCCTGTTGACGGTCACCTACGGATTGGCGCCGTCACCATTTCTGGCTGTTCGAGTTCTTAAGCAACTAGCTGAGGATCACCGCCACGAGTTCCCCGCAGCAGCCCACGCGCTTCTACACGACGCTTATGTAGATGATATCCCAACAGGGTGCAACTCATTCGACGAGCTCATGATTCTCAAAAACGAGCTGATTCAACTGTTGGATAAGGCGCAATTCAAACTACGGAAATGGAGTTCCAACAGTTGGCGTCTTCTAAAATCATTGCCAGAAGAGGACCGATGTTATGAGCCTATCCAGCTCCTCAACAAATCAGCTGCGGATTCACCAATCAAAATTCTTGGCATCCAATGGAATCCCGGAAAGGACGTCATGTACCTCAATATCAAGGAGTGCGATCCGACCATTTCTCCGACGAAAAGGGAACTCTTGTCGCAGCTATCAAGAATCTATGACCCGCTTGGATTGGTAGCGCCAGTCACAGTTCTACTCAAGCTTATCTTCCAAGAAAGCGGGACAAGTGTGCTGCAATGGGATGACCCGATTCCTGAAACTCTACGCTCGCGCTGGAAGGCCTTGGTGGAGGATTTGCCAACACTTACGCAATGTCAAGTACCACGATACATTGCGTCACCATTCCAAGACGTTCAACTACACGGATTCGCCGACGCATCCGCGCAAGCCTACGGTGCGGTTGTATACGCTCGAGTAGCATATGGAGGCAGTTTTCAAATAACCCTAGTTGCTGCCAAAACCCGTGTAGCCCCGATCAAGCCTGTTTCGATCCCACGTTTGGAACTGAATGCTGCTCTACTTCTTTCTCGATTGCTCTCGATTGTCAAAGCCTCACTAACGATTCCTATTTTCAGCACGAGCTGCTGGACAGATTCAGAAATTGTGCTACACTGGCTTTCAGCTCCCCCACGAAACTGGAACACATACGTCTGCAACCGAACGGCTGAGATCTTGAACGACTTTCCTCGCAGCTGCTGGAATCATGTTCGCACAGAGGTCAACCCTGCCGACTGTGCTTCTCGAGGACTTCATCCGTCCAAGCTTCTGGAGCATCGACTGTGGTGGAAGGGTCCATCATGGCTGGCCACACCGCCCTCTGATTGGCCACCGTCTACAAGCAAGTTCAGCGTATCTTCAAATCTCGATGTCAACACCGAAGAGAGAGCTGTCAAGCCCACAACTCTACATAACTTTCCTGATGAAAGTATCTACGAGTTACTCATCCAACCTGGACGCGTCTGCTAA
- the LOC138929508 gene encoding uncharacterized protein, which yields MRVGGRIDKSTINFNAKHPILIPKDSPLAGLLVRHFHVSYLHTGVDATFTNLRQQYWILGARNLVRKAVFQCKRCFLQRKGTSNQIMGELPIPRVQASRCFQHTGLDYAGPIAIKESTGRTPRIGKAWFSIFVCLTTKAIHIEVVSDLTAKAFIAAFQRFIARRTKPTDLYSDNGTTFHGGKQTLDDMRRLVIEQSKDEELAGFFANEGISWHFIPPSAPHFGGMREAGVRSIKLHMRRILGSKALTFEELATVLTQIEAILNSRPLCPNGDNSLDPLTPAHFLTGAPYTALSEPCRLDMQINRLERWNQLQAMVQGFWKRWHMEYLTSLHESTKWHLETENLKIDTLVVLKEPNLPPSKWILGRISEVHAGSDDKVRVVTVKTAHGFYKRPITKIAVLPLC from the coding sequence ATGCGAGTCGGTGGAAGAATCGACAAATCGACAATCAACTTCAACGCCAAGCATCCAATCCTAATACCAAAGGATTCACCACTAGCTGGGCTCCTGGTTCGACATTTTCACGTTTCATATCTACACACTGGAGTTGATGCTACGTTCACCAACCTTCGTCAGCAGTACTGGATTCTGGGTGCACGCAATCTGGTCAGAAAGGCAGTTTTCCAATGCAAACGCTGCTTTCTTCAACGCAAAGGCACCAGTAACCAGATCATGGGAGAGCTGCCAATCCCTCGAGTTCAGGCTAGTCGCTGTTTCCAACATACAGGGCTGGATTACGCTGGACCGATCGCCATCAAGGAATCAACAGGACGAACTCCACGGATCGGAAAGGCAtggttttctatttttgtcTGCCTAACTACAAAGGCAATCCATATCGAGGTCGTCAGTGATCTGACTGCAAAGGCCTTCATCGCCGCCTTTCAACGATTTATTGCCCGACGAACAAAGCCCACCGATCTGTACTCGGACAACGGAACCACATTTCATGGCGGAAAGCAAACTTTGGACGACATGCGACGCCTAGTCATCGAACAATCAAAAGATGAGGAACTGGCTGGATTCTTCGCCAACGAAGGCATTTCTTGGCACTTCATACCTCCATCTGCCCCTCATTTTGGCGGAATGCGGGAAGCCGGCGTTCGTTCCATAAAACTTCATATGCGACGGATACTTGGATCCAAGGCTCTCACGTTTGAGGAACTAGCGACTGTTTTGACCCAAATTGAAGCCATCCTCAACTCTCGCCCACTGTGCCCAAATGGGGATAATTCGTTGGACCCGCTGACTCCCGCTCATTTCCTGACTGGAGCTCCTTATACTGCCCTCTCTGAACCCTGCCGTCTGGATATGCAAATCAATCGACTGGAGAGGTGGAATCAGCTGCAAGCTATGGTCCAAGGTTTCTGGAAACGGTGGCATATGGAATACCTGACATCGCTTCACGAAAgcacaaaatggcatctaGAAACTGAGAATCTGAAGATCGACACACTGGTGGTACTCAAGGAGCCTAATCTACCTCCCTCTAAATGGATTCTTGGACGCATCAGCGAGGTGCACGCAGGATCAGATGACAAAGTACGGGTCGTAACAGTAAAGACGGCCCATGGATTCTACAAACGCCCAATTACCAAAATTGCTGTCTTGCCTCTGTGCTGA